One segment of Marvinbryantia formatexigens DSM 14469 DNA contains the following:
- a CDS encoding N-acetylmuramoyl-L-alanine amidase, whose amino-acid sequence MHKKKEILELLMTALILVCAFYVGRLGASITASGEAEKEKSGEAASGVINWEDGTAALEGQQEEEKTAAPEGLRQAQELTERGITVVLDAGHGGIDAGKVGVNGALEKEINLAIAKKLADRLAKNGITAVLTRESDGGLYDEGEANKKQQDMKRRCAAIDAQSPLLAVSIHQNSYTESSVKGPQVFYYESSAPGKELAADLQEALNEMLEIERPREIKANDSYYLLRKTKSPIVIVECGFLSNPEEAEKLVTDDYQEKVAEAVCSGILAYVRDNG is encoded by the coding sequence ATGCACAAAAAGAAAGAGATACTGGAACTGCTGATGACGGCGCTGATTCTTGTGTGCGCGTTTTATGTCGGAAGGCTCGGCGCCAGTATTACGGCGTCGGGAGAGGCAGAGAAGGAAAAAAGCGGGGAAGCGGCGTCCGGTGTGATAAACTGGGAGGACGGAACCGCGGCGCTTGAGGGGCAGCAGGAAGAGGAGAAAACCGCGGCACCGGAGGGACTGCGGCAGGCGCAGGAGCTGACAGAGCGCGGCATTACCGTGGTTTTGGATGCCGGTCACGGGGGCATCGACGCCGGAAAGGTCGGGGTGAACGGGGCGCTGGAGAAGGAGATTAATCTGGCGATTGCAAAGAAGCTTGCCGACCGTCTTGCCAAAAACGGCATCACGGCGGTGCTGACGCGGGAGAGTGATGGAGGTCTTTACGATGAGGGCGAGGCAAATAAAAAGCAGCAGGACATGAAACGGCGGTGCGCGGCAATCGATGCGCAAAGCCCGCTTCTCGCCGTCAGCATCCATCAGAACAGCTATACGGAGAGTTCGGTGAAGGGACCGCAGGTGTTTTACTATGAGAGCTCCGCTCCGGGAAAGGAGCTTGCCGCCGATTTGCAGGAAGCGCTCAATGAAATGCTGGAAATTGAAAGACCGCGGGAAATTAAAGCGAACGACAGCTATTATCTCCTGCGGAAAACGAAAAGCCCGATTGTGATTGTGGAGTGCGGTTTTCTGAGCAATCCGGAGGAAGCGGAAAAGCTGGTCACGGACGACTATCAGGAGAAGGTGGCGGAGGCGGTGTGCAGCGGGATCTTAGCCTATGTGCGGGACAACGGATGA
- a CDS encoding glycosyl hydrolase family 18 protein encodes MKKKAAPLLAVVVLVVVVAAIVCITNLVKKYTPTSEVMDGKEYFSLSSDDEAAIVIGRDVSSYKGMVSGDVCYVDFEAVKEQLNDRFYWDSEANLMLYTTPTDIIEIPAGGQKYTATGKTETVSYDIVKVDGTKTYLALDFVQMYTNLEYELFHDPERIVITNEWGEKTLATIRKNGKLRYQGGIKSPILRELQKNEVVTVLEPMEDWTGVLTQDGYFGYIQNDRLVEERTETVEREFEEPEYTTVAKDYKINMVWHVISNTDANYNIIYDIASVKGVNTISPTWFSIVSNDGTLSSLADADYVDTAHRNDMEVWALVDNFNTEVDTTAVLKSTESRTKIENTLIASAIEYGFDGINVDFENLPEEAADGYIQFIRELSVKCRKNGLVLSVDVPVPMSFNEHYNRAELGTVCDYVIVMGYDEHYDGSEEAGSVASLSFENQGILDTRKDVPAEKLISGIPFYTRLWNTKTNEDGTTTVTSEALGMDEGQQRLENNNVEAAWDETTGQNYAQFEGDDGSLYQIWLEDDKSIEEKLTLVKDYGLAGVAGWRLGLESDSVWDIILKYVS; translated from the coding sequence ATGAAAAAGAAGGCGGCGCCGCTGCTGGCTGTCGTAGTCCTGGTGGTGGTTGTGGCAGCAATCGTTTGTATAACGAATCTGGTAAAAAAGTATACTCCGACATCGGAGGTAATGGATGGAAAAGAATATTTCAGCCTGTCTTCGGACGATGAAGCGGCGATCGTAATAGGAAGGGATGTTTCTTCGTATAAGGGCATGGTATCGGGGGATGTCTGCTATGTGGATTTCGAAGCGGTAAAGGAGCAGCTGAACGACCGCTTTTACTGGGATTCCGAGGCTAATCTGATGCTGTACACCACGCCGACGGATATTATCGAGATTCCGGCGGGCGGACAGAAATATACGGCTACCGGAAAAACGGAGACGGTGTCCTACGATATCGTAAAGGTGGACGGCACGAAAACGTACCTGGCGCTGGACTTTGTACAGATGTACACCAATCTGGAATACGAGCTGTTCCACGACCCGGAGCGCATTGTTATCACAAACGAGTGGGGAGAAAAGACGCTGGCGACCATCCGCAAAAACGGAAAGCTGCGTTATCAGGGCGGTATCAAAAGCCCGATTCTCAGAGAGCTTCAGAAAAATGAGGTTGTGACGGTGCTGGAGCCGATGGAGGACTGGACAGGCGTGCTGACACAGGATGGATATTTCGGCTATATCCAGAACGACAGGCTGGTGGAGGAGCGCACGGAGACAGTGGAGCGCGAATTTGAGGAGCCGGAATACACGACCGTGGCGAAGGACTACAAAATCAATATGGTATGGCATGTGATCAGCAACACAGATGCGAATTATAATATCATATACGATATTGCCTCGGTAAAAGGCGTCAATACGATTTCGCCCACCTGGTTCTCGATTGTGTCAAATGATGGAACCCTGAGCAGTCTTGCCGACGCGGATTACGTGGATACGGCGCACCGCAACGATATGGAGGTGTGGGCGCTGGTCGACAACTTCAATACGGAGGTTGACACAACGGCGGTGCTGAAGTCTACCGAATCACGCACGAAGATAGAAAATACACTGATTGCCTCCGCGATCGAGTATGGATTTGACGGCATCAATGTGGACTTTGAGAATCTCCCGGAGGAAGCGGCGGACGGATACATACAGTTTATCCGCGAGCTGTCCGTAAAGTGCAGAAAGAACGGACTGGTGCTCTCCGTCGATGTGCCGGTGCCGATGTCGTTTAACGAGCATTACAACCGGGCGGAGCTGGGCACGGTCTGCGATTATGTCATTGTGATGGGATATGACGAGCACTATGACGGGTCGGAGGAGGCTGGTTCTGTGGCGAGTCTGTCTTTTGAAAACCAGGGCATCCTGGATACGCGCAAGGATGTTCCGGCGGAAAAGCTGATCAGCGGCATTCCGTTCTATACCAGGCTCTGGAATACAAAGACCAATGAGGACGGCACCACTACCGTCACCAGCGAGGCGCTGGGGATGGATGAGGGACAGCAGCGGCTGGAAAACAATAACGTGGAGGCCGCCTGGGATGAGACGACCGGTCAGAATTACGCGCAGTTTGAGGGCGATGACGGTTCGCTCTATCAAATCTGGCTGGAGGATGACAAATCTATCGAGGAAAAGCTGACGCTGGTGAAGGATTACGGGCTTGCCGGAGTTGCCGGATGGCGTCTCGGACTGGAGAGCGATTCCGTCTGGGATATTATCCTGAAATATGTAAGCTGA
- a CDS encoding adaptor protein MecA, with protein MKLEKLNDNQIRCTLTREDLASRHLNLLELVYGGEKAKSLFREMMQQAAYEFGFEANDIPIMIEAIPMSSESLILIITKVEDPDELDTRFAKFAPGGDAPDAENSFSGLKMEGADDILNLFRKIREAHKNMVQKTEEDGKQTETPAGDTELAVDITRLYCFGSLDDVIHAAHALGGSYHGENSLYKHPETGEYYLFLGSSSHTPEEFNRICNTLSEYSTSIKFSAGAMGYLSEHGIAIIMKEALQRLAAI; from the coding sequence ATGAAACTGGAAAAGCTCAATGACAACCAGATACGCTGCACACTGACACGCGAAGATTTGGCGTCACGCCATCTGAACCTGCTTGAGCTTGTCTACGGGGGCGAAAAAGCAAAATCGCTGTTCCGCGAGATGATGCAGCAGGCGGCTTATGAATTTGGTTTTGAAGCGAACGACATTCCTATTATGATAGAAGCAATTCCCATGTCTTCCGAATCTCTTATTCTGATTATTACAAAAGTGGAGGACCCGGATGAGCTGGATACCCGTTTTGCCAAGTTCGCTCCCGGAGGCGACGCGCCAGATGCGGAGAACTCCTTCTCCGGTCTGAAGATGGAGGGTGCGGACGATATTCTGAATCTGTTCCGTAAAATACGGGAAGCCCATAAGAACATGGTGCAGAAAACCGAAGAAGACGGAAAGCAGACCGAAACCCCGGCAGGAGATACCGAGCTGGCGGTGGACATCACCCGGCTTTACTGCTTCGGTTCCCTGGATGACGTCATCCACGCCGCCCATGCGCTCGGAGGCAGCTATCACGGTGAGAATTCGCTGTACAAACACCCGGAGACCGGAGAATATTATCTGTTTCTCGGCAGTTCTTCGCACACTCCGGAGGAGTTCAACCGCATCTGCAACACGCTGTCCGAGTACAGCACGAGTATCAAATTCTCTGCCGGCGCTATGGGTTATCTCTCCGAGCATGGTATTGCTATCATCATGAAGGAGGCCCTGCAGCGGCTTGCAGCAATTTGA
- a CDS encoding metal-dependent transcriptional regulator: protein MRILESAENYLETILVLQNRIGNVRSIDIVAEMGFSKPSVSVAMKNLRENGYIHMDENGYITLLEPGRAIAEKIYERHTLLTEWLTSLGVSPKTAAEDACRIEHVISDESFQAMKNHVRQRQ, encoded by the coding sequence ATGAGAATACTGGAATCCGCAGAAAATTATCTGGAAACCATCCTGGTTCTTCAGAACCGTATCGGAAATGTCCGTTCCATCGATATCGTAGCAGAAATGGGCTTTTCAAAGCCAAGTGTCAGCGTTGCCATGAAGAACCTGCGCGAAAACGGCTATATTCATATGGACGAGAACGGTTATATCACCCTGCTTGAACCCGGCCGGGCAATCGCCGAAAAAATATACGAGCGCCACACGCTGCTCACCGAATGGCTTACCAGTCTGGGCGTTTCCCCGAAAACTGCCGCGGAGGATGCCTGCCGCATCGAGCACGTCATCAGCGACGAAAGCTTTCAGGCGATGAAAAACCATGTACGGCAGAGGCAATAG
- a CDS encoding C39 family peptidase, whose product MNKKNYTRILRLFLLMLLAVCFCLPAQASAANPKNRLVTKDGYTYYYNSSRKMVKNKFATIKGQTYYFDKDGHMLVKTLFQVSGKTYYATNKGYIAKNKIISYKGVSYYFDSKGVRKTGWVTYKGYRYYFPQKGDYLVSRWKKLGGYYYYFDSKGHMVKNKWVDSYYINSQGHRTAEPMEKTNSSKVKKISMKNIKQNPELPTGCESVSLTMVLKYYGFNLGKTTIASSYMPRSSSNFVTAFAGNPFSSSGCGIYSPGLTTTANKYLKAKKSSMRAYDLTGISFKDLYRFIDNNTPVIVWNSMYMWTPQASFTTRVNGKTWTFYRYEHCVVLCGYNKKTNKVLINDPLSGLVWRNAKSFESIYNRMGKMAVVIK is encoded by the coding sequence ATGAATAAAAAAAATTATACGCGCATTCTCCGTCTTTTCTTACTCATGCTGCTGGCAGTCTGTTTCTGTCTGCCCGCACAGGCATCGGCGGCAAACCCGAAAAACAGACTGGTAACAAAAGACGGCTATACTTATTATTATAACAGCAGCCGTAAAATGGTAAAAAATAAGTTTGCCACGATCAAAGGGCAGACCTATTATTTTGACAAAGACGGGCACATGCTCGTCAAGACGCTGTTTCAGGTCAGCGGAAAGACCTACTATGCCACCAACAAGGGCTATATCGCCAAAAACAAAATCATCAGCTACAAGGGCGTCAGTTACTATTTTGATTCCAAAGGCGTCCGCAAGACCGGCTGGGTGACCTATAAGGGATACCGCTATTATTTCCCGCAAAAGGGAGATTATCTTGTCAGCCGCTGGAAAAAGCTGGGCGGCTACTACTATTATTTTGACTCCAAAGGACACATGGTAAAAAATAAATGGGTGGATTCCTATTACATAAACTCCCAGGGGCACCGCACGGCGGAGCCGATGGAGAAAACCAATTCGTCCAAAGTCAAAAAGATTTCGATGAAAAACATTAAACAGAACCCGGAGCTTCCCACCGGATGCGAATCGGTGTCGCTCACGATGGTTCTGAAGTATTACGGCTTTAATCTGGGCAAGACGACCATCGCCTCCAGCTACATGCCGCGAAGCAGCAGCAATTTCGTAACCGCTTTTGCCGGCAATCCGTTTTCCTCATCGGGCTGCGGCATTTATTCTCCCGGTCTGACGACCACGGCGAACAAGTATCTGAAGGCAAAAAAGTCGTCGATGCGCGCCTATGACCTCACCGGAATTTCGTTTAAGGATCTGTACCGCTTTATCGACAACAACACGCCGGTAATCGTCTGGAATTCCATGTATATGTGGACGCCGCAGGCTTCCTTTACCACCCGTGTAAACGGAAAGACCTGGACCTTTTACCGCTACGAGCACTGCGTTGTTCTCTGCGGCTACAACAAGAAAACGAACAAGGTACTGATTAACGACCCATTAAGCGGGCTTGTCTGGAGAAATGCAAAATCCTTTGAGAGCATCTATAACCGTATGGGCAAAATGGCTGTCGTAATCAAATAA
- a CDS encoding YitT family protein: protein MEKLKKHEFITQIFWEIIGSICIAAGIYNFAAQARFPMSGFSGISIILYQLWGVPIGLSTILLNVPVSILCFRLLGKSFFISSMRCMVISSILIDYVAPLFPVYTGSRLLAALCTGVIAGLGYAVIYMKGSSTGGMDFIIMAVKKKKPHVPVGRIIFFSDLLVVLMGGMILQDIDGTIYGIIVTFLLSTVVDKLMYGVNAGKMAMIVTDYGQLICDVIDETCQRGTTRINAVGGYRGDQRQLVMCACSNKEMYSVQQAVKKADPCAFIIIVPSDEVHGEGFSHIQVG from the coding sequence ATGGAAAAGTTAAAAAAACATGAATTTATCACGCAGATATTCTGGGAAATTATCGGAAGCATTTGTATTGCGGCAGGAATCTATAATTTCGCGGCGCAGGCCAGGTTTCCGATGAGCGGTTTTTCCGGCATTTCTATCATTTTATACCAGCTCTGGGGCGTACCGATTGGTCTGTCCACCATTTTACTGAATGTGCCGGTAAGCATTTTGTGCTTCCGCCTTCTGGGAAAAAGCTTCTTTATCAGCTCTATGCGGTGCATGGTGATTTCGTCCATTCTGATAGACTACGTGGCGCCGCTTTTTCCGGTGTATACCGGCAGCAGGCTGCTGGCGGCGCTCTGCACAGGCGTCATTGCCGGTCTGGGCTATGCCGTTATTTATATGAAGGGTTCTTCCACCGGCGGTATGGACTTTATCATTATGGCGGTGAAAAAGAAAAAACCGCATGTGCCGGTCGGCAGGATTATATTCTTTTCGGATTTGCTGGTTGTGCTGATGGGCGGCATGATTCTGCAGGATATTGACGGAACGATTTATGGTATTATTGTGACGTTTCTGCTCTCCACGGTGGTGGATAAGCTGATGTATGGCGTGAATGCCGGAAAAATGGCGATGATAGTGACCGATTACGGGCAGCTTATCTGTGATGTGATTGACGAGACCTGCCAGCGGGGAACGACGCGGATCAACGCGGTGGGCGGATATCGGGGCGACCAGCGTCAGCTTGTGATGTGCGCATGCAGCAACAAGGAAATGTACAGCGTCCAGCAGGCGGTAAAGAAGGCGGACCCGTGTGCATTTATCATTATTGTACCATCCGATGAGGTTCATGGAGAGGGCTTCAGCCATATCCAGGTAGGCTGA
- a CDS encoding Fur family transcriptional regulator, with amino-acid sequence MANIKYSRQRESIKHFLAGRKDHPTADTVYQNLRQVYPNISLGTVYRNLGLLSELGEITRINTGDGAERFDYNTQPHNHFVCRCCHSVSDLEMENIDYIMDTAQKNFGGQIESYTTMFFGVCESCRSEQGLTKLAATADS; translated from the coding sequence ATGGCAAATATAAAATATAGCCGCCAGAGAGAATCCATCAAACATTTTCTCGCAGGGCGCAAAGACCACCCGACAGCAGATACCGTTTATCAGAATCTCCGGCAGGTATATCCCAATATCAGCCTTGGCACCGTGTACCGCAACCTCGGTCTGCTCTCCGAGCTTGGCGAAATTACCCGCATCAACACCGGGGACGGCGCAGAGCGCTTCGACTACAACACCCAGCCGCACAATCATTTTGTGTGCCGCTGCTGTCACAGTGTATCTGATCTGGAAATGGAAAATATCGATTATATCATGGACACCGCACAGAAAAACTTTGGCGGACAGATTGAAAGCTACACCACCATGTTCTTCGGAGTATGCGAAAGCTGCCGCTCAGAGCAGGGTCTCACAAAGCTGGCGGCAACCGCGGATTCCTGA
- a CDS encoding NADH peroxidase: protein MAKFVCNVCGYVYEGDAAPAECPVCHAPASKFTKQEGEMSWAAEHVVGVAQGAPEDIMEDLRANFAGECSEVGMYLAMARVAHREGYPEIGLYWEKAAYEEAEHAAKFAELLGEVVTDSTKKNLEMRVEAENGATAGKFDLAKRAKAANLDAIHDTVHEMARDEARHGKAFAGLLKRYFG, encoded by the coding sequence ATGGCTAAATTTGTTTGTAATGTATGTGGATACGTTTATGAAGGAGATGCTGCTCCGGCTGAATGTCCGGTATGTCATGCTCCGGCTTCAAAATTTACAAAACAGGAAGGCGAAATGAGCTGGGCTGCTGAGCATGTAGTAGGCGTTGCACAGGGCGCACCGGAAGATATTATGGAGGATTTAAGAGCAAACTTCGCAGGAGAGTGCTCCGAAGTTGGTATGTACCTTGCAATGGCAAGAGTTGCTCACAGAGAAGGTTATCCGGAAATCGGTCTTTACTGGGAAAAAGCTGCTTACGAAGAAGCAGAGCACGCTGCAAAATTCGCAGAGCTCCTTGGTGAAGTTGTAACAGACAGCACCAAGAAGAACCTCGAAATGAGAGTAGAAGCAGAAAACGGCGCAACCGCTGGTAAATTCGACCTCGCAAAGCGCGCGAAAGCTGCAAACCTCGATGCAATCCATGACACCGTTCATGAAATGGCACGCGACGAGGCCCGTCACGGCAAAGCATTCGCTGGTCTTCTGAAGAGATACTTTGGCTAA
- a CDS encoding sulfatase: MKAIMVMYDSLNRHMLGPYGCQWTQTENFNRLACHTVTFDNFWIGSMPCMPARRELHTGRYNFLHRSWGPLEPFDDSMPQILKEAGIHTHLVSDHYHYWEDGGATYHQRYTTWECERGQEGDNWQPMVGFRGYPGVTGNVCGEPKDNWVGQDFANRTVMRTVSDQPQCRTFQKGLEFLSLNHDKDNWFLQIETFDPHEPFFVQPEYKDMFPDRYSGPFCDWPDYRPVNNTDSPEFIDHMRKQYAAVLRLCDENLGRVLDAMDEYGLWEDTMLIVSTDHGFLLAEHGQWAKCHCPFYAEVAHTPLFIWDPRSRRAGVRTGCLAQTIDLPATLLEYFGQSLPEDMEGKALRPVLEQDEAVREGALFGIFGGQVCCTDGDWVYMRSPLPGNQPRHEYTLMPTRHGGRRAFIDNEILRTMRLHQPFSFTKGMPVLELESIGHVSQADYPTLLFCVRDDADELYPVQDSDRERRMIRLMKKMMIDNDCPKEQFERLGMGKIGE; encoded by the coding sequence ATGAAAGCGATTATGGTAATGTATGATTCTCTTAACCGTCATATGCTTGGACCCTATGGATGTCAGTGGACGCAGACGGAAAATTTTAACCGGCTGGCATGTCATACAGTGACTTTCGATAATTTCTGGATTGGCAGCATGCCGTGTATGCCAGCGCGCAGGGAATTGCATACGGGGCGATATAATTTTCTGCATCGCAGTTGGGGACCACTGGAGCCGTTTGATGATTCCATGCCTCAGATTCTGAAGGAGGCGGGGATTCATACTCATTTAGTCAGTGACCATTACCATTATTGGGAGGATGGTGGTGCTACCTATCATCAGCGATATACCACATGGGAGTGCGAGCGTGGACAGGAAGGGGATAACTGGCAGCCAATGGTAGGCTTTCGGGGGTATCCGGGTGTGACAGGGAACGTATGCGGAGAACCTAAGGACAATTGGGTGGGGCAGGATTTTGCAAACCGGACGGTGATGAGAACTGTTTCTGACCAGCCTCAGTGCCGTACTTTTCAGAAGGGACTGGAGTTTTTGAGCCTTAATCATGATAAGGATAACTGGTTTCTGCAGATTGAAACCTTTGACCCGCATGAACCGTTTTTCGTCCAGCCGGAATATAAAGATATGTTTCCGGACAGATATAGTGGTCCTTTCTGTGACTGGCCCGATTATCGTCCGGTAAATAATACGGACAGTCCGGAATTTATTGACCACATGAGAAAACAATATGCCGCGGTACTCAGACTCTGCGATGAGAATCTGGGACGGGTGCTGGATGCGATGGATGAATATGGTCTCTGGGAAGATACAATGCTGATTGTGAGTACAGACCACGGTTTTCTTCTGGCAGAACATGGTCAATGGGCGAAATGTCATTGTCCGTTCTATGCAGAGGTTGCGCACACTCCATTATTCATATGGGATCCCAGGAGCCGCAGGGCGGGGGTACGTACCGGTTGTCTTGCACAGACGATTGACTTACCGGCTACTTTACTGGAATATTTTGGACAGTCATTGCCGGAGGATATGGAAGGAAAAGCTTTACGGCCGGTTCTTGAGCAGGATGAGGCGGTGAGAGAGGGCGCTTTGTTTGGAATTTTCGGCGGACAGGTCTGCTGTACGGATGGTGATTGGGTTTATATGAGGAGCCCTCTGCCAGGCAACCAGCCGCGCCATGAGTATACCCTGATGCCCACCCGTCACGGAGGAAGGCGGGCCTTTATAGATAACGAAATACTGCGTACAATGCGTCTTCACCAGCCGTTTTCTTTTACAAAAGGAATGCCGGTACTGGAACTTGAGAGCATCGGGCACGTCTCTCAGGCGGATTATCCTACCCTTCTGTTTTGCGTCAGAGATGATGCGGATGAGCTTTATCCTGTGCAGGATTCTGACAGGGAACGCCGCATGATAAGGCTTATGAAAAAAATGATGATAGATAATGATTGCCCAAAAGAGCAGTTTGAGCGCCTTGGAATGGGAAAAATCGGAGAATAA